A genomic segment from Aspergillus puulaauensis MK2 DNA, chromosome 1, nearly complete sequence encodes:
- a CDS encoding uncharacterized protein (COG:S;~EggNog:ENOG410PYNM;~antiSMASH:Cluster_1.14) — protein MTKYDMQTLLAAKPNAHIDLGRFSDQAFNNNLVRSNVLSEQPVSRPRNLSGHSRRTAMASLALNTQNTSRQPDYHTVSSNSQFDDAFVRFVEQHTSPKPQRVTAGGRIVPMNPWDSPPKWSLPLSSRGASAANSEASKTASSAAKIEAKSISENQPRQHQAANAESKVPKMAPLPADAANAPCFRPLGSTPSPFQYANVPLATQQVQGAGLPSDSALGIGGDNFLNAFAPSQTPAQLIGPQTGFPFQTQPASTATSSLLGWNGLNGLNVVSPAPFSPYQHSYAASPPTVSAQWPQLPQLAPLPQVQQVPLAPQLHQLPQASPAIRNQAPTPNQQFVPSHFQDVIYQKSLEDATKQYDGLSAQLSQIDRFTAMHSWVIEPETKKLLVEQRKSLVRELDTVRLYKEHLQVLFGKSQMNGTLRPQQEPITIPVTPPRNEAWGTPTKSKSRSLSPTVRNLYRTIEETDERGEPIDGLLCALSGASKGLAKRLSEERRKSLGVSIREPPREVSSTFIKARDSREESLHEAPEKVEYAQPVQVSRRLWQSDPHPHSPLLSQCFNRDWSPVLQKSAAPAVSQNVTAHAFLPSFDGAGKVADGFELI, from the exons ATGACCAAATACGACATGCAGACCCTCCTGGCAGCGAAGCCCAATGCCCACATAGATCTGGGCAGGTTCAGCGACCAGGCTTTCAATA ATAACCTGGTCCGCTCCAATGTCCTGTCCGAGCAGCCTGTCAGCAGACCAAGAAATCTGTCGGGCCATTCACGTCGCACTGCAATGGCCTCTTTGGCATTGAACACACAGAATACCTCACGCCAGCCAGATTATCATACCGTATCATCCAATTCCCAGTTTGATGATGCGTTTGTGCGATTCGTTGAGCAACACACGTCCCCAAAGCCGCAGCGTGTCACTGCCGGTGGCCGCATTGTACCCATGAACCCTTGGGACTCTCCTCCCAAGTGGAGTCTGCCGTTGAGCTCAAGGGGTGCCAGCGCTGCGAACAGCGAGGCCTCGAAAACCGCTAGTTCGGCCGCGAAAATCGAGGCCAAGTCGATATCCGAAAATCAGCCAAGACAGCATCAGGCGGCCAACGCTGAGAGCAAGGTTCCAAAGATGGCCCCCTTGCCAGCAG ATGCTGCTAATGCTCCATGTTTCCGACCTCTCGGCAGCACACCCAGCCCGTTTCAGTATGCCAACGTTCCCTTGGCTACTCAACAAGTCCAAGGAGCTGGATTACCTTCCGATTCAGCTCTTGGAATAGGTGGGGATAACTTTTTGAATGCTTTTGCTCCGTCGCAAACCCCAGCGCAACTGATTGGTCCGCAAACTGGATTTCCATTCCAGACACAGCCAGCTTCCACAGCTACCTCAAGCTTACTGGGCTGGAATGGCCTCAATGGCCTAAATGTAGTATCGCCTGCACCATTTAGTCCCTATCAGCATAGCTATGCCGCAAGTCCTCCTACGGTCAGTGCTCAGTGGCCTCAGCTACCACAGCTGGCCCCGTTACCACAGGTTCAGCAGGTTCCGCTGGCTCCGCAGTTGCATCAACTACCCCAAGCATCTCCTGCTATTCGCAACCAGGCACCTACACCCAATCAGCAATTCGTTCCGTCTCATTTTCAAGATGTTATATATCAGAAATCACTGGAGGATGCTACCAAGCAGTATGATGGGCTCTCTGCGCAGCTCTCCCAGATCGACAGGTTCACCGCGATGCATTCTTGGGTCATCGAACCGGAAACGAAAAAGCTCCTCGTTGAACAGCGAAAAAGCTTGGTGCGCGAACTTGATACGGTGAGGCTCTATAAAGAGCACTTGCAGGTTCTGTTTGGTAAAAGCCAAATGAACGGCACTCTGAGACCTCAGCAAGAGCCCATTACAATTCCAGTCACTCCCCCACGGAATGAGGCATGGGGGACGCCTACAAAATCTAAGTCGAGATCATTATCACCAACCGTCCGCAACCTCTACCGCACGATCGAAGAGACTGACGAACGCGGTGAGCCTATCGATGGGTTACTCTGTGCTTTGTCAGGCGCGTCTAAAGGGCTCGCGAAGAGGTTGAGTGAAGAACGTAGAAAGTCACTGGGCGTATCGATTAGGGAACCCCCACGGGAGGTATCTAGCACGTTTATCAAGGCGAGGGACTCGAGAGAAGAGTCCCTGCATGAGGCACCAGAAAAAGTTGAATACGCCCAACCCGTGCAAGTTTCCAGGAGACTTTGGCAATCGGATCCCCATCCACACTCGCCGCTGCTTTCTCAATGTTTCAACAGGGACTGGAGCCCAGTTCTGCAGAAGTCAGCCGCCCCGGCCGTGTCTCAAAATGTTACAGCTCACGCATTTCTGCCCTCTTTCGACGGCGCGGGAAAGGTAGCCGACGGCTTCGAACTGATCTAA